One genomic segment of Protaetiibacter intestinalis includes these proteins:
- a CDS encoding ABC transporter substrate-binding protein: protein MKLKKKSIAAAIGIGSAMLLAVTGCSAPGGDGGDGGDTIKIGVLATSEGNLAFGMDEAKAAIGVAMEARGGTAEGGEVAGKKIEFVYAGTDGTTASAQTQVKKLVENDGVDIVLGPVSGDEGETVVQYALTVPEVTFVNGAASPVGMTLEGAENFFRFHGDSAMWMGGVGTYAHDEKGYEKIYLLAEDYSFPYDNAGGFFSEFCAAGGEITGASWVPVGTTDYATIIAQIPADTDAVYVGLGGADAASFLSQAVTNGVSKPLVGGTIAVDTTALSGDANIASAAVGMISGGPVPGGDYDTPEWDAFVAAYATQPNAFPSPSIFSILYYNSFESLLLGLEKADGDLSDGQSAFREALSGLDWTSPTGEIKLDENRQAIVTNFMNEVVTDDSGALVLSTVAQTDGVKQGTTVYDRFESCADLG from the coding sequence ATGAAGCTGAAGAAGAAGTCGATCGCCGCGGCGATCGGAATCGGGAGCGCCATGCTCCTGGCCGTCACCGGCTGCTCCGCCCCGGGCGGGGACGGCGGGGACGGTGGCGACACCATCAAGATCGGCGTGCTCGCCACGAGCGAAGGCAACCTCGCCTTCGGCATGGACGAGGCCAAGGCCGCCATCGGCGTCGCGATGGAGGCGCGCGGGGGCACGGCCGAGGGCGGCGAGGTCGCCGGCAAGAAGATCGAGTTCGTCTACGCGGGCACCGATGGCACCACCGCATCCGCGCAGACCCAGGTCAAGAAGCTCGTCGAGAACGACGGCGTCGACATCGTGCTCGGCCCGGTCTCCGGCGACGAGGGCGAGACGGTCGTGCAGTACGCGCTGACCGTCCCGGAGGTCACCTTCGTCAACGGTGCGGCCAGCCCCGTCGGCATGACGCTCGAGGGCGCCGAGAACTTCTTCCGCTTCCATGGCGACTCCGCCATGTGGATGGGCGGCGTGGGCACCTACGCCCACGACGAGAAGGGCTACGAGAAGATCTACCTCCTCGCCGAGGACTACTCCTTCCCGTACGACAACGCGGGCGGGTTCTTCAGCGAGTTCTGCGCCGCGGGCGGCGAGATCACGGGCGCCTCGTGGGTGCCCGTCGGCACGACCGACTACGCGACGATCATCGCCCAGATCCCGGCCGACACCGACGCGGTGTACGTGGGCCTCGGCGGTGCGGATGCGGCCAGCTTCCTCTCGCAGGCGGTCACCAACGGCGTCAGCAAGCCCCTCGTCGGCGGCACGATCGCGGTCGACACCACGGCGCTCTCGGGCGACGCGAACATCGCCTCCGCGGCGGTCGGCATGATCTCGGGCGGACCGGTGCCGGGTGGCGACTACGACACCCCCGAGTGGGATGCCTTCGTTGCGGCCTACGCGACGCAGCCCAACGCCTTCCCGAGCCCGTCGATCTTCTCGATCCTGTACTACAACTCATTCGAGTCGCTGCTGCTCGGCCTCGAGAAGGCGGACGGCGACCTGAGCGACGGCCAGTCGGCGTTCCGCGAGGCGCTCTCGGGCCTCGACTGGACCTCGCCCACCGGTGAGATCAAGCTCGACGAGAACCGTCAGGCGATCGTGACCAACTTCATGAACGAGGTCGTGACGGACGACTCGGGCGCGCTCGTGCTCAGCACCGTCGCCCAGACCGACGGCGTGAAGCAGGGCACCACGGTCTACGACCGCTTCGAGTCCTGCGCCGATCTCGGCTGA